From the Caballeronia sp. NK8 genome, one window contains:
- the tpx gene encoding thiol peroxidase, with amino-acid sequence MSQVTLGGNPIDVSGTFPGAGQQAPEFTLVGADLGDVKLASFAGKRKVLNIVPSLDTPTCATSTRKFNEAAASLNNTVVVVVSGDLPFAAKRFCTTEGIANVVTASTFRGNEFAQAYGVDVTSGPLKGLTARAVVVLDENNKVLHSELVPEIKNEPNYDAALAALK; translated from the coding sequence ATGAGTCAAGTTACCCTCGGCGGCAATCCCATCGACGTCAGCGGCACGTTTCCGGGCGCGGGCCAGCAAGCGCCCGAATTCACGCTCGTCGGCGCGGATCTCGGCGACGTCAAGCTCGCGAGCTTCGCGGGCAAGCGCAAGGTGCTGAACATCGTGCCGAGTCTCGACACGCCGACCTGCGCCACCTCGACGCGCAAGTTCAACGAAGCGGCCGCGAGCCTGAACAATACGGTCGTGGTCGTGGTTTCGGGCGATCTGCCGTTCGCGGCGAAGCGCTTCTGCACGACCGAAGGCATCGCCAATGTCGTGACGGCATCGACATTCCGCGGCAATGAGTTCGCGCAGGCCTACGGCGTCGACGTGACGAGCGGCCCGCTCAAAGGCCTGACGGCGCGCGCGGTCGTCGTGCTGGACGAGAACAACAAGGTGCTGCACTCGGAGCTCGTGCCCGAGATCAAGAACGAGCCGAACTACGACGCAGCGCTCGCCGCGCTGAAGTAA
- a CDS encoding carbohydrate kinase family protein: MATLICGSLAYDNIMTFQGRFGDHILPDQVHMLNISFLVPTMRRNFGGCAGNIAYALKLLGGDPKIMATLGAADSQLYTDRLDALGLSKEYVRVLPDQHSAQCFITTDLANNQITAFHPGAMMESHQNRADEARGISLGIVAPDGAQGMREHAEGMARAGVPFVFDPGQGLPILESAELCRMIELATYVAVNDYEAKLLSNKTGWSIEDIKSRVDALVVTRGEHGAQIYHQDGVLEIPCVEARQVVDPTGCGDAFRGGLLYGIENKLGWEKTGRLASLMGSLKIEHQGPQTYAPTRVEIEERFKQAFGSSLF; encoded by the coding sequence TTGGCTACGCTCATCTGCGGCTCGCTCGCCTACGACAACATCATGACCTTCCAGGGCCGCTTCGGCGACCACATCCTGCCGGACCAGGTGCACATGCTGAACATCAGCTTCCTGGTGCCGACGATGCGGCGCAACTTCGGCGGCTGCGCGGGCAATATCGCCTATGCGCTCAAGCTGCTCGGCGGCGATCCGAAGATCATGGCGACGCTCGGCGCGGCCGATTCGCAGCTCTACACCGACCGGCTCGACGCGCTCGGTCTGTCGAAGGAATACGTGCGCGTGCTGCCGGATCAGCACTCGGCGCAGTGCTTCATCACGACCGATCTCGCGAACAACCAGATCACCGCGTTCCACCCCGGCGCGATGATGGAATCGCACCAGAACCGCGCCGATGAAGCGCGCGGCATCTCGCTCGGCATCGTCGCCCCTGATGGCGCCCAAGGCATGCGCGAACACGCCGAAGGAATGGCCCGCGCGGGCGTGCCGTTCGTGTTCGATCCGGGTCAGGGATTGCCTATTCTGGAAAGTGCGGAACTTTGTCGCATGATTGAACTCGCCACCTACGTGGCGGTCAACGATTACGAAGCCAAGTTGCTGAGCAACAAGACCGGCTGGTCGATCGAAGACATCAAGAGCCGGGTCGATGCCCTCGTCGTGACACGCGGCGAACACGGCGCGCAGATCTATCATCAAGATGGCGTGCTCGAAATTCCGTGCGTGGAAGCGCGTCAGGTGGTCGATCCGACCGGTTGCGGCGACGCATTCCGCGGCGGCCTGCTGTACGGCATCGAAAACAAGCTTGGCTGGGAGAAAACGGGGCGTCTCGCAAGTCTGATGGGCTCGCTGAAAATCGAACATCAGGGACCGCAAACCTACGCGCCGACGCGCGTCGAAATCGAAGAGCGTTTCAAGCAGGCCTTCGGAAGCAGCCTGTTCTGA
- a CDS encoding glycine zipper 2TM domain-containing protein: MKTVSRIALAMALVGSVALTGCAYNSSSSDVYTASQAQREETVRMATVESVRGVKISSNNGQPTGLGTIGGGALGGVAAASAIGGGNGSIIAGIIGGLAGAVAGNAVENSVAMKNGLEITVRLDNGDLRAITQTANGEVFQAGERVRLLSSGGVTRVTH; this comes from the coding sequence ATGAAAACGGTAAGTCGTATCGCGCTGGCAATGGCACTCGTCGGCTCGGTGGCGCTGACGGGCTGCGCCTACAACAGCAGTTCTTCGGACGTCTACACGGCCTCGCAGGCACAGCGTGAGGAAACGGTACGCATGGCGACTGTCGAAAGTGTGCGCGGCGTGAAGATCAGCTCGAACAACGGCCAGCCGACCGGCCTCGGCACGATCGGCGGCGGCGCGCTGGGCGGCGTCGCGGCGGCAAGTGCGATCGGCGGCGGCAACGGCTCGATCATCGCGGGCATCATCGGCGGCCTGGCTGGCGCCGTGGCGGGCAACGCGGTCGAGAACAGTGTCGCGATGAAGAACGGCCTGGAGATCACCGTACGCCTCGATAACGGCGATCTGCGCGCGATCACGCAGACCGCGAACGGCGAGGTGTTCCAGGCGGGCGAACGGGTGCGTCTGTTGTCGAGCGGCGGCGTCACGCGCGTTACGCACTGA
- a CDS encoding histone H1-like DNA-binding protein, with product MAVAKKKPAAKKAAAKKVTAKKAAPAKKVAAKKVAVKKVAAKKVAAKKVAAKKVAAKKVATKKVAAKKVAAKKVAAKKVAAKKVAAKKAPAKKAAAKKVATKKVAAKKAAAKKAPAKKAAAKKAPAKKAAAKKAAAKKAPAKKAAAKTAAPAPAAAPAPAAKKAPAKKAPAKKAAAAKKTTAAAPATTATTVSAPAPAPAAAVKTALNPAAAWPFPTGSRP from the coding sequence ATGGCAGTTGCCAAGAAAAAACCCGCCGCGAAAAAGGCTGCAGCAAAGAAGGTCACCGCCAAGAAGGCTGCGCCGGCGAAAAAGGTTGCCGCTAAGAAGGTCGCTGTGAAGAAGGTCGCTGCAAAGAAAGTAGCAGCGAAGAAGGTCGCAGCGAAGAAGGTTGCTGCAAAGAAAGTAGCGACGAAGAAGGTCGCGGCAAAGAAGGTAGCAGCGAAGAAGGTCGCGGCGAAGAAGGTAGCAGCGAAGAAGGTCGCGGCGAAGAAGGCGCCCGCGAAGAAGGCCGCAGCGAAGAAGGTTGCGACCAAGAAGGTAGCGGCGAAGAAGGCCGCAGCCAAGAAGGCGCCTGCGAAGAAGGCCGCAGCGAAGAAGGCACCTGCGAAGAAGGCCGCGGCGAAGAAGGCTGCCGCGAAAAAGGCTCCTGCGAAAAAGGCTGCTGCGAAAACCGCAGCCCCTGCGCCTGCGGCTGCGCCCGCTCCTGCTGCAAAGAAGGCCCCTGCGAAGAAGGCTCCGGCCAAGAAGGCCGCTGCTGCGAAGAAGACTACGGCTGCCGCTCCTGCAACGACGGCAACGACCGTATCGGCGCCCGCTCCGGCTCCGGCTGCGGCTGTCAAGACGGCGTTGAACCCGGCAGCGGCATGGCCGTTCCCGACGGGCAGCCGTCCGTAA
- a CDS encoding ribonucleotide-diphosphate reductase subunit beta yields the protein MLNWDDETTAVAPSSASQQNPLRHAQGTTFGTQGATQVAHAHQAAQTAQANNIFSDGFVPPAAATPSAGAIAAQSEARVNVADKRIINGKTDVNQLVPFKYKWAWEKYLAGCANHWMPQEVNMSRDIALWKDPNGLSDDERRVVKRNLGFFVTADSLAANNIVLGTYRHITAPECRQFLLRQAFEEAIHTHAYQYIVESLGLDESEIFNAYHEVKSIRDKDEFLIPFINTLTDPAFTTGTLEADQKLLKSLIVFACIMEGLFFYVGFTQILALGRQNKMTGAAEQYQYILRDESMHCNFGIDLINQIKLEEPQLWTAEFKAEIRELFKQAVDLEYRYAEDTMPRGVLGLNASMFKSYLRFICNRRCQQIGLDPLFPNEENPFPWMSEMIDLKKERNFFETRVIEYQTGGALTWE from the coding sequence ATGCTCAACTGGGATGACGAGACCACTGCCGTAGCTCCCTCGAGCGCTTCGCAACAGAACCCGTTGCGTCACGCTCAAGGCACGACTTTCGGCACGCAAGGCGCGACGCAAGTAGCGCACGCTCATCAAGCTGCCCAGACTGCTCAGGCGAACAACATCTTCTCCGATGGCTTCGTTCCCCCCGCAGCCGCCACACCGTCCGCCGGCGCGATCGCCGCGCAGAGCGAAGCGCGCGTCAATGTCGCCGACAAGCGCATCATCAACGGCAAGACCGACGTCAATCAACTCGTCCCGTTCAAGTACAAGTGGGCGTGGGAGAAGTACCTCGCGGGCTGCGCGAATCACTGGATGCCGCAGGAAGTGAACATGTCGCGCGACATCGCCCTGTGGAAAGACCCGAACGGTCTCTCGGACGACGAGCGCCGCGTGGTCAAGCGCAACCTCGGCTTCTTCGTCACGGCGGACTCGCTCGCCGCGAACAACATCGTGCTCGGCACGTACCGTCACATCACCGCTCCGGAGTGCCGCCAGTTCCTGCTGCGCCAGGCCTTCGAAGAGGCGATCCACACGCACGCGTACCAGTACATCGTCGAATCGCTCGGTCTCGATGAAAGCGAGATCTTCAACGCGTATCACGAGGTCAAGTCGATCCGTGACAAGGACGAGTTCCTCATCCCCTTCATCAATACGCTGACCGACCCGGCCTTCACCACCGGCACGCTGGAAGCGGACCAGAAATTGCTGAAGTCGTTGATCGTGTTCGCCTGCATCATGGAAGGCCTGTTCTTCTATGTCGGCTTCACGCAGATTCTGGCGCTGGGTCGCCAGAACAAGATGACGGGCGCGGCGGAGCAGTATCAGTACATCCTCCGCGACGAATCGATGCACTGCAACTTCGGCATCGACCTCATCAACCAGATCAAGCTGGAAGAGCCGCAACTGTGGACCGCCGAATTCAAGGCCGAGATTCGCGAGCTCTTCAAGCAGGCTGTCGATCTTGAATATCGCTACGCTGAAGACACCATGCCGCGCGGGGTTCTCGGCCTGAACGCGTCGATGTTCAAGAGCTACTTGCGGTTCATCTGCAACCGGCGTTGCCAGCAGATCGGACTGGACCCGCTCTTCCCGAACGAGGAAAACCCGTTCCCGTGGATGAGCGAAATGATCGACTTGAAGAAGGAACGCAACTTCTTCGAGACACGCGTGATTGAGTATCAAACCGGCGGCGCGCTGACCTGGGAATAA